One window from the genome of Myxocyprinus asiaticus isolate MX2 ecotype Aquarium Trade chromosome 30, UBuf_Myxa_2, whole genome shotgun sequence encodes:
- the zbtb8b gene encoding zinc finger and BTB domain-containing protein 8B isoform X1: MDISEAFILISHSLFNLYPAREAHGSTVKMEVPSYLSRLLSELNEQRKRDFFCDCSIIVEGRVFKAHRNILFASSGYFRVLLVHYLQDNGQRHSTASLDIVTAEAFSFILDFLYSGRLALRSDNVIEIMSAASYLQMTDVVNFCKGYIKSSLEICNREREGQRERLKEKDGLDDRGTPVSVTSAPVASTSEGDQRAAQVTEALSPDDAPMAAVSTPPATSSKDSESESSQGGFPIPPPMNAPIKSSPGPDLVNSSTPGMLLGLVHPKIEYDPDEEGESSRESKDTALYQGPHHDGERAVNTSPAPSTEHPSISFPIKQFPDVLLRGGSNYNRDEHLSQSLGYGVGFGRMDETLGSGGPCGMEIQIDWYGDDPGRLHKCPFCPYTAKQKGILKRHIRCHTGERPYPCEVCGKRFTRQEHLRTHAISVHRSTWPIVCKGCRQVFSGIVSQGMKRYGLCDGCTFVTTTNDNPSSLNLSIQSEAMERANRDSDWPVFMVEGDEAEPSASVADQDDTQDDKQIVARQLAENGPLL; this comes from the exons ATGGACATTTCTGAGGCCTTTATCTTGATTTCTCATTCATTATTTAATCTCTACCCTGCCAGAGAAGCGCATGGCTCTACTGTAAAGATGGAGGTTCCTTCATACCTGTCCAGGCTCTTGTCTGAGCTGAATGAGCAGCGAAAGAGGGACTTCTTCTGTGACTGCAGCATTATAGTTGAGGGACGCGTTTTCAAGGCACACCGTAATATTCTTTTCGCCAGCAGTGGCTATTTTCGGGTCCTCCTGGTGCATTACTTGCAGGATAATGGCCAAAGACACAGCACAGCGTCCCTGGACATAGTCACAGCCGAGGCATTTTCATTCATCCTGGACTTTCTGTATTCAGGTCGGCTCGCCCTGCGCAGCGACAATGTCATTGAAATAATGTCAGCTGCAAGCTACCTGCAAATGACTGATGTGGTGAACTTTTGTAAGGGCTACATCAAATCGTCCCTGGAGATCTGTAACCGGGAGAGGgaagggcagagagagagactcaaGGAGAAGGATGGGTTGGATGACAGAGGAACCCCTGTTTCTGTCACTAGCGCCCCTGTGGCTTCCACTTCTGAAGGAGATCAAAGGGCGGCTCAGGTCACAGAGGCCCTCAGCCCTGATGACGCTCCAATGGCTGCAGTCTCCACACCACCTGCAACGAGTAGCAAAGACTCAGAGAGCGAAAGCTCACAAGGAGGGTTTCCTATCCCGCCTCCAATGAATGCTCCAATAAAGAGCAGTCCAGGACCAGATTTGGTCAACTCATCCACCCCAGGTATGCTTTTGGGGTTGGTGCACCCCAAAATTGAGTATGACCCTGATGAAGAGGGTGAGTCTTCACGGGAATCCAAAGACACTGCTCTTTATCAGGGCCCACATCACGATGGGGAAAGAGCCGTCAACACTAGTCCAGCTCCAAGCACTGAACATCCCTCCATATCATTTCCAATTAAACAGTTTCCAGATGTGCTGTTAAGAGGGGGAAGCAACTATAACCGTGATGAACACTTATCCCAGAGCTTGGGGTATGGTGTTGGATTTGGTCGTATGGATGAAACACTTGGCTCCGGGGGTCCCTGTGGTATGGAGATTCAAATTGACTGGTATGGGGATGATCCAG GGAGACTGCACAAATGTCCGTTCTGCCCATATACGGCCAAACAGAAGGGTATTTTGAAGAGGCACATTCGTTGTCACACAGGAGAAAGGCCCTATCCTTGTGAGGTCTGCGGCAAACGGTTCACACGTCAAGAACATCTTCGCACTCATGCTATTTCT GTCCATCGCTCCACATGGCCCATAGTCTGCAAAGGCTGTCGGCAAGTGTTCTCAGGCATTGTATCCCAGGGAATGAAGCGATATGGACTTTGTGATGGCTGCACCTTTGTGACCACAACAAATGACAACCCCTCCTCCTTGAACCTTAGCATCCAATCAGAGGCTATGGAGAGGGCCAACAGAGACTCTGACTGGCCCGTGTTCATGGTGGAAGGGGATGAAGCAGAGCCCAGTGCTAGTGTTGCTGATCAGGATGATACCCAGGATGATAAGCAAATTGTTGCAAGGCAGCTCGCAGAGAATGGCCCACTGTTGTAG
- the zbtb8b gene encoding zinc finger and BTB domain-containing protein 8B isoform X3, translating into MDISEAFILISHSLFNLYPAREAHGSTVKMEVPSYLSRLLSELNEQRKRDFFCDCSIIVEGRVFKAHRNILFASSGYFRVLLVHYLQDNGQRHSTASLDIVTAEAFSFILDFLYSGRLALRSDNVIEIMSAASYLQMTDVVNFCKGYIKSSLEICNREREGQRERLKEKDGLDDRGTPVSVTSAPVASTSEGDQRAAQVTEALSPDDAPMAAVSTPPATSSKDSESESSQGGFPIPPPMNAPIKSSPGPDLVNSSTPGMLLGLVHPKIEYDPDEEGESSRESKDTALYQGPHHDGERAVNTSPAPSTEHPSISFPIKQFPDVLLRGGSNYNRDEHLSQSLGYGVGFGRMDETLGSGGPCGMEIQIDWYGDDPGPSLHMAHSLQRLSASVLRHCIPGNEAIWTL; encoded by the exons ATGGACATTTCTGAGGCCTTTATCTTGATTTCTCATTCATTATTTAATCTCTACCCTGCCAGAGAAGCGCATGGCTCTACTGTAAAGATGGAGGTTCCTTCATACCTGTCCAGGCTCTTGTCTGAGCTGAATGAGCAGCGAAAGAGGGACTTCTTCTGTGACTGCAGCATTATAGTTGAGGGACGCGTTTTCAAGGCACACCGTAATATTCTTTTCGCCAGCAGTGGCTATTTTCGGGTCCTCCTGGTGCATTACTTGCAGGATAATGGCCAAAGACACAGCACAGCGTCCCTGGACATAGTCACAGCCGAGGCATTTTCATTCATCCTGGACTTTCTGTATTCAGGTCGGCTCGCCCTGCGCAGCGACAATGTCATTGAAATAATGTCAGCTGCAAGCTACCTGCAAATGACTGATGTGGTGAACTTTTGTAAGGGCTACATCAAATCGTCCCTGGAGATCTGTAACCGGGAGAGGgaagggcagagagagagactcaaGGAGAAGGATGGGTTGGATGACAGAGGAACCCCTGTTTCTGTCACTAGCGCCCCTGTGGCTTCCACTTCTGAAGGAGATCAAAGGGCGGCTCAGGTCACAGAGGCCCTCAGCCCTGATGACGCTCCAATGGCTGCAGTCTCCACACCACCTGCAACGAGTAGCAAAGACTCAGAGAGCGAAAGCTCACAAGGAGGGTTTCCTATCCCGCCTCCAATGAATGCTCCAATAAAGAGCAGTCCAGGACCAGATTTGGTCAACTCATCCACCCCAGGTATGCTTTTGGGGTTGGTGCACCCCAAAATTGAGTATGACCCTGATGAAGAGGGTGAGTCTTCACGGGAATCCAAAGACACTGCTCTTTATCAGGGCCCACATCACGATGGGGAAAGAGCCGTCAACACTAGTCCAGCTCCAAGCACTGAACATCCCTCCATATCATTTCCAATTAAACAGTTTCCAGATGTGCTGTTAAGAGGGGGAAGCAACTATAACCGTGATGAACACTTATCCCAGAGCTTGGGGTATGGTGTTGGATTTGGTCGTATGGATGAAACACTTGGCTCCGGGGGTCCCTGTGGTATGGAGATTCAAATTGACTGGTATGGGGATGATCCAG GTCCATCGCTCCACATGGCCCATAGTCTGCAAAGGCTGTCGGCAAGTGTTCTCAGGCATTGTATCCCAGGGAATGAAGCGATATGGACTTTGTGA
- the zbtb8b gene encoding zinc finger and BTB domain-containing protein 8B isoform X2 — translation MEVPSYLSRLLSELNEQRKRDFFCDCSIIVEGRVFKAHRNILFASSGYFRVLLVHYLQDNGQRHSTASLDIVTAEAFSFILDFLYSGRLALRSDNVIEIMSAASYLQMTDVVNFCKGYIKSSLEICNREREGQRERLKEKDGLDDRGTPVSVTSAPVASTSEGDQRAAQVTEALSPDDAPMAAVSTPPATSSKDSESESSQGGFPIPPPMNAPIKSSPGPDLVNSSTPGMLLGLVHPKIEYDPDEEGESSRESKDTALYQGPHHDGERAVNTSPAPSTEHPSISFPIKQFPDVLLRGGSNYNRDEHLSQSLGYGVGFGRMDETLGSGGPCGMEIQIDWYGDDPGRLHKCPFCPYTAKQKGILKRHIRCHTGERPYPCEVCGKRFTRQEHLRTHAISVHRSTWPIVCKGCRQVFSGIVSQGMKRYGLCDGCTFVTTTNDNPSSLNLSIQSEAMERANRDSDWPVFMVEGDEAEPSASVADQDDTQDDKQIVARQLAENGPLL, via the exons ATGGAGGTTCCTTCATACCTGTCCAGGCTCTTGTCTGAGCTGAATGAGCAGCGAAAGAGGGACTTCTTCTGTGACTGCAGCATTATAGTTGAGGGACGCGTTTTCAAGGCACACCGTAATATTCTTTTCGCCAGCAGTGGCTATTTTCGGGTCCTCCTGGTGCATTACTTGCAGGATAATGGCCAAAGACACAGCACAGCGTCCCTGGACATAGTCACAGCCGAGGCATTTTCATTCATCCTGGACTTTCTGTATTCAGGTCGGCTCGCCCTGCGCAGCGACAATGTCATTGAAATAATGTCAGCTGCAAGCTACCTGCAAATGACTGATGTGGTGAACTTTTGTAAGGGCTACATCAAATCGTCCCTGGAGATCTGTAACCGGGAGAGGgaagggcagagagagagactcaaGGAGAAGGATGGGTTGGATGACAGAGGAACCCCTGTTTCTGTCACTAGCGCCCCTGTGGCTTCCACTTCTGAAGGAGATCAAAGGGCGGCTCAGGTCACAGAGGCCCTCAGCCCTGATGACGCTCCAATGGCTGCAGTCTCCACACCACCTGCAACGAGTAGCAAAGACTCAGAGAGCGAAAGCTCACAAGGAGGGTTTCCTATCCCGCCTCCAATGAATGCTCCAATAAAGAGCAGTCCAGGACCAGATTTGGTCAACTCATCCACCCCAGGTATGCTTTTGGGGTTGGTGCACCCCAAAATTGAGTATGACCCTGATGAAGAGGGTGAGTCTTCACGGGAATCCAAAGACACTGCTCTTTATCAGGGCCCACATCACGATGGGGAAAGAGCCGTCAACACTAGTCCAGCTCCAAGCACTGAACATCCCTCCATATCATTTCCAATTAAACAGTTTCCAGATGTGCTGTTAAGAGGGGGAAGCAACTATAACCGTGATGAACACTTATCCCAGAGCTTGGGGTATGGTGTTGGATTTGGTCGTATGGATGAAACACTTGGCTCCGGGGGTCCCTGTGGTATGGAGATTCAAATTGACTGGTATGGGGATGATCCAG GGAGACTGCACAAATGTCCGTTCTGCCCATATACGGCCAAACAGAAGGGTATTTTGAAGAGGCACATTCGTTGTCACACAGGAGAAAGGCCCTATCCTTGTGAGGTCTGCGGCAAACGGTTCACACGTCAAGAACATCTTCGCACTCATGCTATTTCT GTCCATCGCTCCACATGGCCCATAGTCTGCAAAGGCTGTCGGCAAGTGTTCTCAGGCATTGTATCCCAGGGAATGAAGCGATATGGACTTTGTGATGGCTGCACCTTTGTGACCACAACAAATGACAACCCCTCCTCCTTGAACCTTAGCATCCAATCAGAGGCTATGGAGAGGGCCAACAGAGACTCTGACTGGCCCGTGTTCATGGTGGAAGGGGATGAAGCAGAGCCCAGTGCTAGTGTTGCTGATCAGGATGATACCCAGGATGATAAGCAAATTGTTGCAAGGCAGCTCGCAGAGAATGGCCCACTGTTGTAG
- the LOC127421129 gene encoding tissue alpha-L-fucosidase-like: MEVPRSHISLFLCLLSCVSFIGARYTADWASLDSRPLPEWYDDAKFGIFVHWGVFSVPAFGSEWFWWNWQGAHKPEYILYMAKNYPPGFTYADFAPDFRAQFFDPYEWADIFEASGAKYVVLTSKHHEGFTNWGSPNSWNWNSVDNGPRRDLVADLGVAIRKRSLHYGLYNSLFEWFNPLYLSDKQADFKTQEFVNNKLMPELFNLVKRYEPELIWSDGDWEANDTYWNSTEFLAWLYNDSPVKDVVVVNDRWGAGCSCKHGGYYNCADKFTPGTLPSHKWEKCTSVDTYSWGYRRNMELSQLMDLPSIIKDLIHTVAFGGNYLLNVGPKPDGMIPPVFEERLRDIGAWMKINGEAIYATKPWRVQTENATVPVWYTSKGSTVYAIFTTNPMQYTFQLFAPKTSDKTVVTLLGISEPLKWDPLHSTGLIVLITDLPYSPAQVWTLKLDGVV, from the exons ATGGAAGTTCCTCGGAGTCACATATCACTGTTCCTTTGTCTGTTATCATGTGTGTCGTTCATCGGGGCTCGATACACTGCCGATTGGGCTAGTTTGGACTCCAGACCTCTTCCTGAATGGTACGACGATGCGAAGTTCGGGATCTTCGTTCACTGGGGAGTGTTTTCTGTGCCCGCGTTCGGCAGCGAGTGGTTCTGGTGGAACTGGCAGGGCGCACATAAACCTGAGTACATTCTGTACATGGCCAAAAACTATCCGCCTGGATTTACCTATGCTGATTTCGCACCTGATTTTCGCGCACAGTTTTTCGATCCTTATGAGTGGGCAGACATCTTCGAAGCTTCAGGAGCAAA ATATGTGGTTCTCACGTCGAAACATCATGAAGGCTTCACAAACTGGGGCTCCCCGAACTCCTGGAACTGGAATTCTGTGGATAATGGACCGCGCAGGGATCTTGTTGCAGATTTGGGCGTTGCAATTAGGAAAAG GTCTCTGCATTATGGACTCTATAACTCTCTGTTTGAATGGTTCAACCCCCTCTACCTGAGTGACAAGCAGGCTGATTTCAAGACCCAGGAGTTTGTTAACAACAAACTTATGCCAGAGCTCTTCAATCTGGTCAAAAG GTACGAGCCAGAGTTGATATGGTCAGATGGGGACTGGGAAGCAAATGACACCTATTGGAACTCTACGGAATTTCTAGCCTGGCTTTACAATGATAGTCCAGTCAAA GATGTAGTAGTGGTCAATGACAGATGGGGGGCTGGGTGTTCCTGTAAACATGGAGGTTATTACAACTGTGCTGACAAATTCACCCCAGGTACATTACCCAGTCACAAGTGGGAGAAATGCACATCAGTGGACACATACTCTTGGGGTTATCGTCGTAATATGGAGCTAAGCCAACTGATGGATCTACCGTCCATAATTAAG GACCTGATCCACACAGTGGCCTTCGGGGGCAATTACCTGCTGAATGTGGGGCCCAAGCCAGACGGCATGATTCCACCTGTTTTTGAGGAACGTCTCAGAGATATTGGGGCCTGGATGAAGATCAATGGGGAAGCCATTTATGCAACTAAGCCTTGGAGAGTGCAGACTGAGAATGCCACTGTCCCTGTCTG GTACACCTCAAAAGGCAGCACAGTGTATGCTATCTTTACTACAAATCCCATGCAGTACACCTTTCAGCTCTTTGCACCCAAAACATCAGACAAAACTGTg GTGACTTTGTTGGGGATATCTGAGCCTTTGAAATGGGATCCTCTGCACTCAACAGGACTGATTGTGCTAATAACTGATCTGCCCTACTCACCTGCTCAAGTCTGGACCCTTAAGCTGGATGGAGTGGTTTAA
- the LOC127421137 gene encoding GMP reductase 1, translated as MPRVDADLKLDFKDVLFRPKRSSLKSRSEVDLQRTFTFRNSRQTYNGIPIIAANMDTTGTFEMAQVLSKHTVFTAIQKHYSLEEWKTFAASHPECLEHVAASSGSGATDLDKLCSILEAIPLIKYICLDVANGYSEHFVEFVKRVREKFPNHTIMAGNVVTGEMVEELILSGADIIKVGIGPGSVCTTRIKTGVGYPQLSAVIECADSAHGLKGHIISDGGCSCPGDVAKAFGAGADFVMLGGMLAGHDQSAGDVIEKDGKKFKLFYGMSSDTAMKKYVGGVAEYRASEGKTIQVPYKGDVENTIRDILGGLRSTCTYVGAAKLKELSRRTTFIRVTQQSSQMFT; from the exons ATGCCCCGGGTGGATGCTGACCTGAAACTGGACTTCAAAGATGTCCTTTTCAGGCCAAAAAGGAGCAGTCTGAAGAGCAGGTCTGAG GTTGATCTGCAGAGGACTTTCACATTCCGGAACTCCAGGCAGACATACAATGGCATCCCGATCATTGCAGCTAATATGGACACCACTGGCACTTTTGAGATGGCACAGGTGCTCAGTAAG CACACTGTCTTCACAGCCATTCAAAAGCATTATTCCCTGGAGGAGTGGAAGACTTTTGCAGCCAGTCATCCAGAGTGCCTAGAG CATGTTGCGGCAAGCTCTGGCAGTGGAGCGACTGATCTGGATAAGCTGTGCAGCATCCTGGAGGCTATTCCTCTCATCAAATACATCTGCCTGGACGTGGCCAATGGCTACTCCGAACACTTTGTCGAGTTTGTAAAAAGAGTTCGGGAAAAGTTTCCTAATCACACCATCATG GCAGGAAATGTTGTGACAGGAGAGATGGTGGAGGAGCTAATCCTTTCTGGAGCTGATATCATTAAAGTGGGCATTGGGCCAG GTTCTGTGTGCACCACACGCATTAAGACTGGTGTGGGTTATCCACAGCTGAGCGCTGTCATTGAATGTGCAGACTCTGCTCATGGACTCAAAGGACACATCATTTCT GATGGAGGCTGTAGCTGCCCTGGAGATGTTGCCAAAGCTTTCG GTGCTGGGGCAGATTTTGTCATGCTGGGAGGAATGCTCGCAGGTCATGATCAGTCAGCTGGTGATGTCATTGAAAAAGATGGCAAGAAATTCAAACTGTTCTATGGGATGAGCTCAGACACAGCCATGAAGAAGTATGTAGGAGGCGTAGCAGAGTACAG GGCATCAGAGGGCAAGACGATCCAAGTGCCCTACAAAGGTGATGTGGAAAATACCATCAGGGACATCTTGGGCGGCCTGCGGTCCACCTGCACATATGTAGGAGCAGCCAAACTCAAAGAACTGAGCCGCAGAACGACCTTCATCAGAGTCACACAGCAGTCCAGCCAAATGTTCACCTAG